A window from Henckelia pumila isolate YLH828 unplaced genomic scaffold, ASM3356847v2 CTG_466, whole genome shotgun sequence encodes these proteins:
- the LOC140872640 gene encoding transcription factor SPEECHLESS-like, with product MGGGETTTLSNCFGESEVWDGVSFSGGDDIFGILEALEESNNESRFEFQTSSSYNSPLPSGKFHEAETELDAAAAAAFSPKLKRQKMNICVSEEGKQRTTHVTVERDRRKQMNRHLSMLRSLMPCFYVKRGDQASIIGGVVDYIHELKQLLLSLEAKKQRRAYNEALSPRPSPMISPRLGLPISPRTPQPSSPYLRNQQAFNIYSNLSSSSLPSPVDRSPCNSSTSSINDSVNELVASSKSAVAEVEVKFSGSNLLLSTVSRRAPGQVQKIISALEQLSLEILKVSIGTVDETMVLNSFTIKIGIGCQLSAEDLAHQIQQTFS from the exons aTGGGGGGTGGCGAGACTACCACATTGTCTAATTGTTTTGGGGAATCCGAGGTATGGGATGGTGTTAGTTTTTCCGGCGGGGACGACATTTTCGGTATTCTTGAAGCTTTGGAAGAGAGTAATAATGAAAGCAGGTTCGAGTTTCAAACATCTTCCAGTTATAATTCTCCATTGCCGAGTGGTAAATTTcatgaggctgaaactgaattagatgctgctgctgctgctgcgttTTCACCAAAATTAAAGAGGCAAAAGATGAATATTTGTGTTTCTGAAGAAGGGAAGCAAAGAACGACTCATGTTACTGTGGAGAGGGACCGCAGGAAGCAGATGAATCGCCATCTCTCCATGCTTCGTTCTCTCATGCCTTGCTTTTATGTCAAAAGG ggtgATCAAGCATCAATAATTGGGGGAGTCGTAGATTACATACATGAGTTGAAACAACTTCTCCTATCCCTCGAAGCCAAGAAGCAAAGAAGAGCTTACAACGAAGCACTAAGCCCGAGACCCTCTCCTATGATCAGCCCGAGACTAGGCCTCCCTATAAGCCCGAGGACTCCTCAGCCAAGCAGCCCTTACCTGCGCAATCAGCAAGCCTTTAATATTTATTCGAATCTGTCGTCGTCGTCTCTACCAAGCCCGGTCGATCGGTCTCCGTGTAATTCGTCGACTTCTTCCATCAACGACAGTGTCAATGAACTTGTGGCAAGTTCAAAATCCGCTGTGGCTGAAGTTGAGGTCAAGTTTTCAGGCTCCAATCTGCTCCTCAGTACGGTGTCGCGTAGAGCTCCCGGCCAGGTGCAAAAGATTATTTCGGCCCTGGAACAACTTTCTCTGGAAATTCTCAAAGTCAGCATCGGCACGGTCGATGAAACGATGGTGCTGAATTCTTTTACTATTAAG ATTGGAATTGGGTGTCAACTTAGTGCAGAAGACTTGGCTCATCAAATTCAACAGACATTCAGCTAA